One part of the Thermodesulfobacterium commune DSM 2178 genome encodes these proteins:
- a CDS encoding DUF3862 domain-containing protein, with protein sequence MFKKVLIGVAIFFGFLILIGIFFGGGEKKTQAPNVTPKEEKTVETPKADTQKAEEEKTEDFEKAYQKIKIGMKKEQVKNILGEPDSIDETEVAGLGKIENWYYYKGFAQGVMITFDNGKVSSKTILK encoded by the coding sequence ATGTTTAAGAAAGTGTTAATTGGAGTTGCAATCTTTTTTGGTTTTCTTATTCTTATAGGAATTTTTTTTGGGGGTGGAGAGAAAAAAACGCAAGCTCCCAATGTTACTCCAAAAGAAGAAAAAACGGTAGAAACACCCAAAGCTGATACCCAAAAAGCAGAAGAAGAAAAAACTGAAGATTTTGAAAAAGCTTATCAAAAAATTAAAATAGGAATGAAAAAAGAGCAAGTAAAAAATATACTTGGAGAACCAGATAGTATAGATGAAACAGAAGTGGCTGGACTTGGGAAAATTGAAAATTGGTATTATTATAAAGGCTTTGCTCAAGGAGTAATGATAACTTTTGACAATGGTAAAGTAAGCTCTAAAACTATTCTTAAATAG
- the ccsB gene encoding c-type cytochrome biogenesis protein CcsB: MRFKNVIFGFLLAIILYIAIFRTLLPENSLVFSLATFVYFVAALIYFIHWVFKWDWGGFVGSTIGWAGLFLNLAAFFIRWYQTHQAGFGYVPLSNLYESLVFFGLCIALIYLVMEFKFPSKALGSITFTLTAFIMAYASLKAPAEIKPLLPALKSNWLIAHVVTCFLGYGAFAVTFGLSLFYLIGANKTLSASLQVSLEHFIYRLMLFGFFWLSLGIITGSVWAEQAWGSYWSWDPKETWSFITWLIYGGAIHLRLIKGSKDWGGKKLAWLNIIGFASVLFTYFGVNFLLSGLHSYATPG; the protein is encoded by the coding sequence ATGAGATTTAAAAATGTTATTTTTGGTTTTTTGTTAGCCATAATCTTGTATATAGCTATTTTCCGAACTTTACTTCCAGAAAACAGTTTAGTTTTTAGTTTAGCCACTTTTGTCTATTTTGTTGCGGCTTTAATTTATTTTATACATTGGGTTTTTAAGTGGGATTGGGGAGGATTTGTAGGTTCTACCATTGGTTGGGCTGGGTTGTTTTTAAACCTCGCGGCTTTTTTTATTAGATGGTATCAAACCCATCAAGCTGGCTTTGGCTACGTTCCTCTTTCCAACCTTTATGAATCTTTGGTCTTTTTTGGACTATGTATTGCATTAATTTATCTTGTTATGGAGTTTAAATTTCCTTCTAAAGCCTTAGGAAGCATTACCTTTACTTTGACTGCTTTTATCATGGCCTATGCCTCTCTTAAAGCTCCTGCTGAAATCAAGCCACTTCTCCCAGCCCTAAAAAGTAATTGGTTGATAGCCCATGTAGTTACCTGTTTTTTGGGATATGGGGCTTTTGCCGTTACCTTTGGTCTAAGCCTGTTTTATCTCATCGGAGCTAATAAAACTCTCTCAGCCTCTTTGCAAGTTTCTTTAGAACATTTTATATATAGACTGATGCTTTTTGGTTTCTTTTGGCTTTCCTTAGGTATTATCACCGGATCTGTTTGGGCGGAGCAAGCTTGGGGAAGCTACTGGAGCTGGGACCCTAAGGAAACCTGGTCTTTTATCACCTGGCTTATCTATGGCGGAGCCATCCATCTTCGTTTAATAAAAGGTTCTAAAGATTGGGGAGGGAAAAAACTTGCCTGGCTAAACATCATAGGGTTTGCCTCTGTACTTTTTACTTATTTTGGAGTAAACTTTTTATTGTCAGGATTACATAGTTATGCAACTCCAGGCTAA
- a CDS encoding CBS and ACT domain-containing protein, with the protein MLVKNWMTEEVITLEEEEPITRAIQLLKEHQIRRIPITRGGKLVGIVTQTDIKEATPPKFVGVDLKELYDLFLNLKVKDIMTPDPITVSPEDTIEKASVLMLENKISGLPVVNENNYVIGIITQTDIFKLFVQLTGAYFSPYHVALYINSPYQLPEILEIFKNLQINIYTIFCWRDEFCIDDTCKKRVFIRFQAVEEAKIKEALEKLETKFEIAEFKKDNIKDIPQKRKEEKNLLVF; encoded by the coding sequence ATGTTAGTAAAAAATTGGATGACTGAAGAAGTGATTACCTTAGAAGAAGAGGAACCTATAACCAGGGCTATTCAACTTTTAAAGGAACACCAAATACGAAGGATTCCCATAACCAGAGGAGGAAAACTAGTAGGAATTGTTACCCAAACAGACATAAAAGAGGCTACCCCACCAAAATTCGTAGGGGTTGACCTAAAAGAACTTTATGACCTTTTTTTAAACCTAAAAGTAAAAGACATCATGACCCCAGACCCTATCACCGTATCTCCAGAAGATACCATAGAAAAAGCTTCTGTCCTTATGCTTGAAAACAAAATCTCTGGACTTCCGGTAGTTAATGAAAATAATTATGTTATAGGGATTATCACTCAAACAGACATTTTTAAACTTTTTGTTCAACTAACTGGGGCTTATTTCAGTCCTTATCATGTAGCCCTTTATATCAACTCACCCTATCAACTTCCTGAGATTTTAGAAATTTTTAAGAATTTACAAATAAATATTTATACCATTTTTTGCTGGAGAGACGAATTTTGTATAGATGATACCTGTAAAAAAAGAGTTTTTATTCGTTTCCAAGCTGTTGAAGAGGCTAAAATAAAGGAAGCTTTGGAAAAACTTGAGACTAAGTTTGAAATAGCTGAATTTAAGAAAGACAATATAAAAGATATCCCCCAAAAACGGAAAGAAGAAAAAAATTTATTGGTTTTCTAA
- the rgy gene encoding reverse gyrase — protein MLYFLENGCPNCKGIVSDERLGKGIPCENCLPEGKIPSNPSILKICEILEKEKTLKQLKIFGEVEKQVSNFSKLFKEIIGAKPSSLQINWAKRLFLGESFAIIAPTGTGKSTFGLISALLTPKKALIIVPTKMLVNQVETKLNDFIDRTSSLALKKKRILAYTGQKKEKEILEKQNFDVFICTSAFMHKNFEILKSLDFSLIFVDDVDSFLKSSKNVDNLFLLLGFSEEEIKLALKRDKTEEDYSELLKIKKNHRSTQKQLIISSATLKPRTNRVLLFQNLLGFEITRFVSTLRKVIDTYLDVGEPRDIQRLSEEAVKLIKALGKGGLVFVEESYGRTYVEKFTEQLRENGVKAISYLEVSEEDLLNKLKQGEVEVAVGLCHLGNPLVRGLDLPEILRYAIFLGVPKHVFPLMKNEVSFSLSVAPQFLYSLLLSLMPLFKDDERITALSHVNYLRRFLTLREEDLPKYEGLYKKVLSIKEFIEERLKNPEFIEKLKTNEEVFLERDENGNYHLIVGNASSYLQASGRVSRLTTKGLMPGLSVILVDSFKALNSLKKRLRFYLGDEVELTEVNFEKIIELDTQIKQEREKISAEKIDFKNYLLIVESPHKAKTIASFFGKPSVRRYTNLWVYEIPMENTLLSVCASLGHLYNLSRKKGIFGVLKNNRTFHPVFNTIKIDRETGEQYVDEEEIKDKENIFDKADIVDGLRILSFCSDQTFIASDPDSEGEKIAYDIYINLKPFQKNIKRLEFHEVTVRALKKAFETPQEINLPRVKAQLARRVADRWVGFSLSQELWKVFHKNYLSAGRVQTPVLGWVIEREKLSKQHKYRINFTINEYPLFIEVEEKEIAEKLEQHLPQAKITLEGQKEDELSPPPPYTTDTILEEAYNFFRFSTSYTMSLLQELFELGLITYHRTDSTRISDVGRFQVAKPYISEHFGEELFYPREWFSEGAHEGIRPTRPWDVEELKLRVAHGLISFKNYKDSFRLYDLIFRRFIASQMRKTKVLKKNLKLVLPFFAWEEEVIVDILSNGYDLVWTKPHLFPVSPSFTINNIKLQKIPKAFLFNQGTLIQEMKKRGLGRPSTYAEIVSTLLNKYYVYELKNGGLVPTALGKQVYEYLRSRFETYVSEEFTRKLEAFMDEVEEGKKDWVEICYTLLPLLKELNIIL, from the coding sequence ATGCTTTATTTTTTGGAAAATGGGTGCCCTAACTGTAAAGGGATAGTCTCAGATGAAAGACTTGGTAAAGGAATTCCTTGTGAAAACTGTCTTCCCGAAGGAAAAATACCTTCAAATCCCTCGATCTTAAAGATTTGTGAAATTTTAGAGAAAGAAAAAACTTTAAAACAGTTAAAGATCTTTGGAGAAGTAGAAAAACAAGTTTCTAATTTTAGTAAGTTGTTTAAAGAAATCATCGGGGCTAAACCTTCTTCTTTACAGATAAACTGGGCTAAGAGGTTATTTTTAGGGGAATCTTTTGCTATCATCGCCCCTACAGGAACTGGAAAATCAACCTTTGGTCTTATTAGTGCTCTTCTTACCCCCAAAAAAGCCCTTATTATCGTACCTACCAAAATGCTGGTCAATCAGGTAGAAACCAAGCTAAACGACTTTATAGATAGAACCTCCTCCCTCGCTTTAAAGAAAAAAAGAATTCTAGCCTATACCGGGCAAAAAAAAGAAAAAGAAATCTTAGAAAAACAGAATTTTGATGTGTTTATCTGTACTTCCGCCTTTATGCATAAAAACTTTGAAATCCTTAAATCTTTAGACTTTTCTCTTATCTTCGTCGATGACGTAGATTCTTTTTTAAAAAGCAGTAAAAACGTAGACAACTTGTTTTTATTACTGGGGTTCTCTGAAGAAGAGATAAAGCTGGCTTTAAAGAGAGATAAAACCGAGGAAGACTATTCTGAGCTTTTAAAAATCAAAAAAAACCATCGAAGTACTCAAAAACAGCTCATCATCTCCTCTGCTACATTAAAACCAAGAACCAACCGAGTCCTTCTTTTTCAAAACTTGCTTGGGTTTGAAATAACACGTTTTGTCTCCACCCTAAGAAAGGTAATCGACACCTATCTTGACGTCGGAGAACCAAGAGATATACAAAGACTTTCTGAAGAAGCGGTAAAATTGATAAAAGCCTTAGGTAAAGGAGGGCTTGTTTTTGTAGAAGAATCTTATGGAAGGACTTACGTAGAGAAGTTTACAGAACAGCTCAGAGAAAACGGTGTAAAAGCGATTTCTTACTTGGAGGTCAGTGAAGAAGACCTTTTAAATAAGTTAAAACAAGGAGAGGTAGAGGTTGCAGTAGGGTTATGTCATCTTGGTAACCCCTTGGTCAGAGGATTGGATTTACCTGAGATTTTGAGATACGCCATTTTTTTAGGAGTACCCAAGCATGTTTTCCCCCTTATGAAAAACGAGGTAAGCTTTTCCCTTTCTGTTGCTCCTCAATTTTTGTACAGTTTGCTTTTATCTCTTATGCCTCTTTTTAAAGACGACGAACGGATAACCGCCTTATCACATGTAAACTACCTTAGAAGATTTTTAACCTTAAGAGAAGAAGACCTCCCTAAGTATGAAGGGTTGTATAAAAAGGTATTATCGATCAAGGAATTTATAGAAGAACGGCTTAAGAACCCTGAGTTCATAGAAAAACTTAAAACCAACGAAGAAGTTTTCTTAGAACGGGACGAAAACGGAAATTACCATCTTATCGTGGGAAACGCTTCTTCTTACCTTCAGGCTTCAGGAAGGGTTTCAAGGCTCACTACTAAAGGACTTATGCCAGGACTTTCGGTTATCTTGGTAGATAGTTTTAAAGCCTTAAACAGTCTTAAAAAAAGACTAAGGTTTTATTTAGGGGATGAAGTAGAGTTAACAGAGGTGAATTTTGAAAAAATAATCGAGCTTGATACCCAAATAAAACAAGAAAGAGAAAAAATTTCAGCTGAAAAGATAGATTTTAAGAACTACCTTCTTATCGTAGAATCCCCTCATAAAGCCAAAACCATAGCTAGCTTCTTTGGAAAACCCTCGGTTAGAAGGTACACCAACCTATGGGTTTATGAAATACCGATGGAAAATACCCTGCTTTCTGTCTGTGCTTCTTTAGGGCATCTTTATAACCTTTCCAGAAAAAAGGGGATATTTGGAGTTTTAAAGAATAACAGAACTTTTCATCCTGTTTTTAATACCATAAAAATAGACAGAGAAACAGGAGAACAATATGTGGATGAAGAAGAAATAAAGGATAAAGAAAACATCTTTGACAAAGCTGACATTGTAGACGGGCTTAGGATCCTTAGTTTTTGTTCAGACCAAACCTTTATTGCCTCAGATCCTGACTCAGAGGGAGAAAAGATTGCTTATGACATTTACATTAATCTGAAACCCTTTCAAAAAAATATTAAAAGACTAGAGTTTCACGAAGTTACGGTAAGAGCCCTTAAAAAAGCCTTTGAAACCCCTCAAGAAATAAACCTTCCTCGGGTTAAAGCCCAGTTAGCCAGAAGGGTGGCAGATCGTTGGGTAGGGTTTTCTCTTTCTCAGGAATTATGGAAAGTTTTCCACAAAAACTATCTCTCAGCAGGTAGGGTGCAAACTCCGGTTTTAGGATGGGTAATAGAAAGAGAAAAACTAAGTAAGCAACACAAATATCGAATAAACTTTACGATAAATGAATATCCCCTTTTTATCGAGGTAGAAGAAAAAGAAATTGCAGAGAAATTAGAACAACACCTACCTCAGGCTAAAATTACCTTAGAAGGCCAAAAAGAAGATGAACTTTCTCCACCTCCTCCTTATACCACAGACACCATACTGGAAGAAGCCTATAATTTCTTCAGGTTTTCTACCTCCTATACCATGTCTCTTTTGCAAGAACTCTTTGAACTCGGTTTAATCACCTATCATCGAACAGATTCAACTCGAATTTCAGACGTAGGACGGTTTCAGGTAGCTAAACCTTATATCTCAGAACATTTTGGAGAAGAGTTATTCTATCCGAGAGAATGGTTTAGTGAAGGAGCCCATGAAGGTATAAGGCCTACCCGTCCCTGGGATGTAGAAGAACTAAAACTAAGGGTAGCCCACGGATTAATCTCTTTTAAAAATTATAAGGATAGTTTTAGATTGTATGACCTTATTTTTAGAAGATTTATAGCAAGTCAGATGAGAAAAACTAAAGTCTTAAAAAAGAACCTTAAGTTGGTCCTTCCCTTTTTCGCCTGGGAAGAAGAAGTGATAGTAGACATACTTTCAAACGGTTATGATTTAGTTTGGACCAAACCACATCTTTTCCCCGTTTCTCCTTCTTTTACCATAAACAACATTAAGTTACAAAAAATACCTAAAGCTTTTCTTTTTAATCAGGGGACTCTGATCCAGGAAATGAAAAAAAGAGGGTTAGGTAGACCATCTACTTATGCAGAAATTGTTTCTACCCTTTTAAATAAGTATTATGTTTATGAGCTGAAAAACGGAGGACTTGTTCCTACAGCCTTAGGAAAACAGGTATACGAATATCTAAGGTCAAGGTTTGAAACCTATGTATCTGAGGAGTTTACCAGAAAACTTGAAGCCTTTATGGACGAGGTAGAAGAAGGTAAAAAAGATTGGGTAGAAATTTGTTATACCCTTTTGCCTCTTCTAAAAGAATTGAACATCATCTTGTAA
- a CDS encoding penicillin-binding protein 1A has translation MNSVFKLTGILVLSIFLFFSIILAAGFIYLKVSLPSISKLKNYRPEQTNLVYDIHGNLVGFIGPVRRVFVPIDKIPPHVIQAFLAAEDANFYKHKGIDFWSLLRALYKNIVHGKVVQGGSTITQQVVKSLVLSPERTLRRKIKEMFLAWQIEKYLTKDQILTIYLNHIYLGEGAYGVEAAALTYFNKHVWELDLNEAAVLAGLPAAPSKYNPLQNYNLSIARRNYVLKRMAEVGFISPEKAQAISSQPIHLNPKNVNIPVYAAYFLDVIKEELKKLFPSEVVERGGLVVYTTLDLEWEKKAYENLMNTLSRMFTNREPPEIAVVCMENKNGGVRVLIGGRNYLASPYNRAILAKRQPGSAFKPFIWAKAIEDRVVSPEDVIPDEPITLPGGDQGKDWSPGNYDGQYLGPISLRDALAKSRNVVAVRLALMLGREKIYDMVQKLELNIPRDFNYSIALGSYELTPIELTRSFTIFPNLGRMVKPKFIEEVRDSLFAKTPIYKTDVVAKPVISPYTASIMNDFLQAVVLYGTGTCARGLGVPVAGKTGTTQEYRDAWFVGFTPTYTCGVWVGYDSGKTLERGETGGRVACPVWLSVMKGTNHKPQGFFLYTENTETQNQENTENLENQ, from the coding sequence ATGAATTCTGTCTTTAAGTTGACAGGTATTTTGGTTTTATCGATTTTTCTTTTCTTCTCTATAATTTTAGCAGCTGGGTTTATTTATCTTAAGGTTAGTCTCCCAAGTATTTCTAAGCTTAAAAACTACCGACCAGAACAAACAAATTTGGTATACGATATTCATGGGAATCTGGTAGGTTTTATCGGTCCAGTAAGGCGTGTTTTTGTACCTATAGATAAAATCCCTCCTCATGTAATCCAAGCTTTTTTAGCTGCAGAAGATGCTAATTTCTATAAACATAAAGGGATAGATTTTTGGAGTTTATTAAGGGCACTTTACAAAAATATCGTTCATGGTAAGGTAGTCCAAGGCGGTAGTACCATTACTCAACAGGTAGTTAAGTCCCTTGTCCTTTCTCCTGAAAGGACGCTTAGAAGAAAAATCAAAGAGATGTTTTTGGCCTGGCAAATTGAAAAATATCTAACCAAAGATCAGATTCTAACCATATATTTGAATCATATTTACTTAGGGGAAGGGGCTTATGGAGTAGAAGCTGCTGCCCTTACTTATTTTAACAAACATGTCTGGGAGTTAGACTTAAACGAGGCAGCGGTTTTGGCAGGTTTACCGGCAGCCCCTTCTAAATATAATCCCCTTCAAAATTATAATCTTTCTATAGCTAGAAGAAACTATGTGCTTAAAAGAATGGCAGAGGTAGGTTTTATTTCTCCTGAAAAAGCTCAGGCTATTTCATCTCAACCTATACATTTAAACCCTAAAAATGTTAACATTCCTGTTTATGCAGCCTACTTCTTAGATGTGATAAAAGAAGAACTTAAAAAATTATTCCCTTCTGAGGTAGTAGAGAGGGGGGGACTTGTAGTCTATACTACTCTTGATTTAGAGTGGGAAAAGAAGGCATATGAAAACCTTATGAACACCCTTAGTCGTATGTTTACGAACAGAGAACCTCCAGAGATAGCAGTAGTTTGTATGGAAAACAAAAACGGAGGAGTAAGGGTTCTTATCGGAGGAAGAAACTATTTGGCTTCTCCTTATAATAGAGCTATTCTAGCTAAAAGACAACCTGGGTCTGCGTTTAAGCCTTTTATCTGGGCTAAGGCTATTGAAGATCGAGTAGTCTCTCCAGAGGATGTAATTCCCGATGAACCTATAACTCTTCCTGGAGGCGACCAGGGCAAAGATTGGTCACCTGGAAATTATGATGGGCAGTATTTAGGTCCTATAAGCTTAAGGGATGCCTTAGCCAAGTCAAGAAACGTAGTAGCAGTAAGGCTTGCTTTGATGCTAGGAAGAGAAAAAATTTATGATATGGTTCAAAAATTAGAACTTAACATCCCTAGAGATTTTAATTATAGTATAGCCCTTGGTTCTTATGAATTAACTCCGATAGAGCTCACAAGGAGCTTTACTATTTTCCCTAACTTAGGTCGTATGGTAAAACCTAAGTTTATAGAAGAAGTGAGAGATAGTTTGTTTGCTAAAACCCCTATTTACAAAACTGATGTGGTAGCTAAGCCGGTAATTTCTCCTTACACTGCTTCTATAATGAATGATTTCCTACAGGCAGTAGTTCTTTATGGAACAGGAACTTGTGCCAGGGGATTGGGTGTGCCGGTAGCTGGAAAAACCGGTACTACCCAGGAATATAGAGATGCTTGGTTTGTGGGGTTTACACCTACCTATACTTGTGGTGTTTGGGTTGGTTATGATTCAGGTAAGACGTTAGAAAGAGGGGAAACAGGAGGAAGGGTTGCTTGTCCTGTTTGGTTAAGCGTAATGAAAGGAACTAATCATAAACCTCAAGGGTTCTTTTTATATACAGAGAATACAGAGACTCAGAATCAAGAAAATACTGAAAATTTAGAAAACCAATAA
- a CDS encoding helix-turn-helix domain-containing protein produces the protein MMVKKRNIKKQRYKTNARLIKSLLVLRGVKLVDLAKEFGITKQYLWYVIHGRRKGERIRKKIAQFLGMPYDQLWGE, from the coding sequence ATGATGGTTAAAAAGAGAAACATCAAAAAGCAAAGATACAAGACGAATGCAAGGTTAATTAAATCGCTTCTTGTGCTAAGAGGGGTTAAGCTGGTTGATTTGGCAAAAGAGTTTGGGATTACCAAGCAGTATCTTTGGTATGTCATACACGGAAGACGCAAGGGGGAAAGGATACGCAAAAAAATAGCCCAATTTTTAGGTATGCCATATGACCAACTTTGGGGGGAGTAA
- a CDS encoding XRE family transcriptional regulator produces MQNCGNLDKNSELAQRIKHLRKNILKFSQKDFAEKLMIGLRTLQYYESNEYPIPDKILRLISQIFGVSYEWLKTGQGEIFEKKPSIEEIILAEQRRIKENSILVPVIGKAGAGFPQMKGDIEIIGYIETKKIPRVNPSDLIAVEVHGDSMEPTLQEGDKVIAKIYIGDGFDIPNRKIVIVADQEGELLVKRLMKKDGLILLTSDNPNYPPIIPQEARIIAVALKLLREISL; encoded by the coding sequence ATGCAAAATTGCGGAAATTTAGATAAAAATAGTGAATTAGCTCAAAGAATTAAACATTTACGCAAAAATATTTTAAAATTCTCTCAAAAAGATTTTGCTGAAAAATTGATGATTGGGCTCAGAACTCTTCAATATTATGAATCTAATGAATATCCAATTCCCGATAAGATTTTACGCTTAATTTCCCAAATCTTCGGCGTCTCCTACGAATGGCTTAAAACTGGTCAAGGCGAAATCTTTGAAAAAAAGCCAAGCATAGAAGAAATCATCTTAGCTGAACAACGCCGAATTAAAGAAAACAGCATCCTTGTTCCTGTCATAGGAAAAGCTGGAGCAGGCTTCCCTCAAATGAAAGGTGATATTGAAATCATCGGCTACATAGAAACCAAAAAAATTCCCAGAGTTAACCCCTCTGACCTTATTGCCGTTGAAGTCCACGGCGATAGCATGGAACCTACTTTACAGGAAGGAGATAAAGTAATAGCAAAAATTTACATTGGCGACGGTTTTGACATCCCTAATAGAAAAATTGTCATCGTTGCCGACCAAGAAGGAGAACTTTTAGTGAAAAGGCTAATGAAAAAAGATGGTCTAATCCTTTTAACCTCTGATAATCCAAATTATCCGCCTATTATCCCTCAAGAAGCCCGCATCATCGCCGTAGCCTTAAAACTTCTACGAGAAATCTCTTTATAA